The region TTCTATAAGTTCTTTTGCTAAACGTTTAACAAATGAAGTTCTAATATTACCCATTAACATTCCTCCTTAAAATTTCTTTTTGCTCATTTTTACTTAATGTAGTTAGCATATCCATGATTTGATTACTAATATCAACATCAATATTATTTTTTTCAGATAACTTCTCAATTTTTTTATGAATTGAATCCTCTCTCTTCTTATCATAAACTGGCATACCAATATATTCTTTTGCAAGAGCTATATCCATAGCAAATGAAGTTCTCTGATAAATTAAATCAAAAATTTCATTATCAATTTCATCAATGCGTTTTCTAGAGTCTAAAAGCACTTTTTCAGCATCTTTCTTATCTTTAAAAGATTTTAGCTTGTAATTATTTTTCAAGAAATCACCATCTTTTGATAATAATGATAATAATATAATTTATTAGTATTATACTATTTAATATTATGGATTGTTTGAAAACTTAGTACTAAATTAAACTACAACCAATATTATCTACTTTAGTTTCAATAATTCTACCTTCATATTTAGACCAAGTCTCTTTAATGTCATCAATTTTATCATCTTCACAAATAGCAACAAATGATGAACCAGTTCCAGATAATCCTGATGCCAATGCACCAACACTCAATGCATCAATAGCTATATTTGAATTAAAACCTAAAGTATTTGCATAAATTAATCCATTTAAATTAAGTGCTTTGAAATAATCCTTGGATTCAGCTAATTCAAATGTAATTTCCACTAATGGAGATAATACTTTCATACGATTAACGTCAGAACTTCCAGATTCTGAACAGAAATTAGGCATGTAAACCAAAACTGGATATTCATCCATTTTTTCTTTTATGATAAATTTCCTATGTTCATTATCTGTAACTACCACCCCACCAAAATATGAAGCAGTTGCATCATCAAATGATCCAGTTATAGTAACTTTTGCTTCAAGAGATGCATCAATAGCTAAATTAATTATCTCCAAATCATTAAGAGGCTTTAAATTAAATTCTTCAGCAATAATTTTAGAAGTTACACTTACAACACTATTAGATAATGCACTACTACTTGATAATCCTGATGCCATTGGCAATTCAGATTTTGTACTAATTTTTAAACCAAAATCATTTTTAGAAATCCCATATTTTTCAAAAGTTTTCTTTGCACAAATCTCCATTAAATCCGTAGATGCTCCAACATCATTAGAACAGGTAATTAAACTATCTTGAGTTTTAGCCTGGCAAGTTATATCTAAGCCAATTCCAAAAGCAGAACCAAAACCTGTAGCTATTGCATTAATTATTGTTGCTGAACCTGGTGATCTTATTAATTTTTTCATTATTTAACCTCATCATAAGGAATTTCAACTTTACTAAAATCTTTAGCTCGAGATCTTGCATTTGAAGCTAAATTATTTCTAAATTTATCATCTAATATCATTTTATCAATAGCTTCAGATACATTTTCAGAATTGTTCGGATCAATTAATAAACCTACATCAGAAGTTATAATTTCCTTAATCCCACCAACATCACTTCCAATAACTGGTTTCCCACAAGCTAATGCTTCAATTAAAACTAAACCAAAACTTTCTGAAAAAGAAGGTAAAACAAGAACATCTGCACAAGGAATAATATTTTCTACATCTTTTCTTGCTCCCATAAAATAAACATCCGAAATATTTTCTTTTTTTACTTTATCTTTAAGTTGATTTAAAAGTGGACCATCACCTACTATAACAAGATTATAATCACTTTTAGCTAGTTTTTTAGCATCCAATAAAACATTCACATTTTTTCTTTTAATAATATTACCTACAAAAAGCACAATTGGTTTATTATTCTCAAAATTTAATTTAAATGAAGTATTTTCATTAATTTTAAACTTATCAATATCCACAGAATTCCAATATAATCTTGTTTTATTTTCAATTCCGGAAACATTAGTTTTTAAAATTTCTTTTTTTAAAGCATTACTTACCGCAAAAACAACATCTGCTTTTTTTAGTACTTTTTTAATAGTGGATCTCATGAAAGACTGTTTTTTATACATTTCAAACATGTCAGAACCATGAGCAGTCACATAAGTTTTAATACCATGTTTTTTTCCAATTTCAACAGCAGCAGCACCTGCAGGAAACAAATAATGGCCATGAATAATATCAATATCCACTTCTTTTAATAATTGCTTTAATACTTTTTTAGCACTAATCTTAAACATCAATCCACGAATTCCCGGAATATTTATTCCTTTAGTTCCAATTACATGAATCCCATCAATATCTTCAATGTCTTTATGAGGATAAGTTATTACATAAACTTCATGCCCTTGTTTTACAAGTTCCTTAGATAATGTATGAATATGAACACCCACACCACCTACATGAGGTGGAAACTGACCAATCATTGCTATTTTCATAATAAAAACCTTTCAAAATTATCATTTAAATAATTGCCTTCCATATCAACTAAAATAACATTTAAATCTAATTCAAATCTCTGTATACATCTTTCTTTGATAGCTAATGCAATACTATTACACACTTTTAAATGTAACTTTTTTTCATCCAAAATATCCAACATATCTTCTGTTGTTTTAGAATAATACAATTTTCTAAGTGTTAATGTATCTGCACCACAAATACCTGCATGAGTAATCATGATTTCTTTTCTACCATCAGCAATTGCATGTTTAGTATTGAAAATTCCACCAGCAACCTTAATTAATTTCCCAATATGTCCAAAAAAAGTAAATTTATCAATTCCTCTTTTTTTAGCCTCTTCAAACATGAAACCAATATAATTACC is a window of uncultured Methanobrevibacter sp. DNA encoding:
- a CDS encoding chorismate mutase; translated protein: MKNNYKLKSFKDKKDAEKVLLDSRKRIDEIDNEIFDLIYQRTSFAMDIALAKEYIGMPVYDKKREDSIHKKIEKLSEKNNIDVDISNQIMDMLTTLSKNEQKEILRRNVNG
- a CDS encoding shikimate kinase, which translates into the protein MKKLIRSPGSATIINAIATGFGSAFGIGLDITCQAKTQDSLITCSNDVGASTDLMEICAKKTFEKYGISKNDFGLKISTKSELPMASGLSSSSALSNSVVSVTSKIIAEEFNLKPLNDLEIINLAIDASLEAKVTITGSFDDATASYFGGVVVTDNEHRKFIIKEKMDEYPVLVYMPNFCSESGSSDVNRMKVLSPLVEITFELAESKDYFKALNLNGLIYANTLGFNSNIAIDALSVGALASGLSGTGSSFVAICEDDKIDDIKETWSKYEGRIIETKVDNIGCSLI
- a CDS encoding glycosyltransferase family 4 protein — encoded protein: MKIAMIGQFPPHVGGVGVHIHTLSKELVKQGHEVYVITYPHKDIEDIDGIHVIGTKGINIPGIRGLMFKISAKKVLKQLLKEVDIDIIHGHYLFPAGAAAVEIGKKHGIKTYVTAHGSDMFEMYKKQSFMRSTIKKVLKKADVVFAVSNALKKEILKTNVSGIENKTRLYWNSVDIDKFKINENTSFKLNFENNKPIVLFVGNIIKRKNVNVLLDAKKLAKSDYNLVIVGDGPLLNQLKDKVKKENISDVYFMGARKDVENIIPCADVLVLPSFSESFGLVLIEALACGKPVIGSDVGGIKEIITSDVGLLIDPNNSENVSEAIDKMILDDKFRNNLASNARSRAKDFSKVEIPYDEVK